DNA from Tripterygium wilfordii isolate XIE 37 chromosome 4, ASM1340144v1, whole genome shotgun sequence:
TGTTCATTGAGCAGAGGCAAGAGAGGATGTAGACTCCAGATAGAAGCCCTGGTAAGATCAGAGAAACTGTACACTAATCTTATTTCCTTGCGtacagtttttgttttttttttgacatgatTTCTTTCCTTTGAGAATTCATCCATGTAGTGAAGCATTGGATGTCCCTATTGTTGTATATATCACACCAACATTCAgaacaatgaataaaaagtaagaTCTTCTACCAACTGTAGATTAGAAATTCTTTGCTTGAAACTGATTTTTGAGTGAAAATATTTACTCACCTGTAGCCTCAACATGTAATGCGGAAGCCCTTTGTTCAAGATTGAAGCTTTGTGGCTTTTTATCTCAAAGAAGCTGAATTTAAGCTTGTGCAGGAAACCCAAAACCAGGAAAATGAATAAAGTAAGCTAATCAAAAGATCACAAATCCAACACACTGAATCAAAAAATGAGATCTCCTAACCACTGTAGGTAGCAATTTCATTCATTGAAGCTGATTTTTGGATGACTGGAGCATAATAAAGAGAGCACACTAATCAAAACAACACAAATACACCACCACTAAAACCGAATAACATGTACGAATCATTACTTCATTATTCATTGGCGCATTTGTTCAAACAGGTAGAAGGCACAAAAAGGGAAAAGCACAGAAGAACGTTTTGTAACTCCATCTCATGTACAAACGCTGGAATTACAGAGCTTCACCACAAAAGGGGCAATAGCTAAATTCAGGCTCCACAAGCTGTTTACAGTAACGACACCTCAAATCCCGAACAATAGCTGGTGAGACGTCATCGGTCCGCGACGGAGGAAGAGAGTAGGACTCAGGGAAGAAGAGTTTGCAGTTGTCGCAGTGCAGTAGAGGCTCTTTGCCTGGCCATCTCCACACAGGCACAAAGAAGAGCTTCAATACCTTCTCGTATTCCACGAGATCAGCACGGGAGCCGCATCTGATGCACCTGCCCGCACCAGACTTAAGCACCTGCCTAACCTGCTGCTCTAGACCTCctacgaagaagaagaacatcGCGTTCTCTTCGggttttttctctcctttctgtGCGCTTTGGGTTTCTTCTACGTGAATTTATTTTGGGTTCTAAAAGCGGTTACTGGAGTGTTCTGGTCGCGACctaaatattataatttctCTCTAATAcattttaatgaaaataatgcttaattattttttagtaTATTTTCGTAATTGATTTTTAAGATGAAagtgaaattaatattccaataaATGAGAATTAACTATCATATCATTTAGCTGTAATTTGTTTTAGGTAAATAGAAATAGAAGTGAGGGCTCAAACTTTGACACAACCGACTTCGACTACATGTGGTTACTACCTTGACTTAGAAGTTATATTCCTTAACTACTTTGCTAAGAAGTCATTGGCATGTAGCGATATATGGGTTGCGATGCACAATACCAAAACTCTCATTTTGACTTATATTcataaattcaacaaaattttaCATTGGTTACCGACCTACCACAACCCTCCTCCTTTATGGGTTTAAGACTGATCGTAAGCGACTAAACGCAGACGGACTTAGAGGATTAACTAAATAGTTCTACCAAAAACTTTGCTAATTAGAGAGAACCAACATCGTTACTTCTGAACTGGATGGTTTTGTTACTAGTGTTAACCTCCAGGCTTAAAGCCAAACTGatcaataaataatttaaaactcatgaaaaaaaaaatagtaataataatttcCAACACGAATAAGCAGAAAACATTAAAATCGATATGTGTTTATACAAAAGAATACGCAGAAGGTAAATTTTCATGGAAAATCAAGGTACACTTTGTAGTATTGTTGAACAGAGGAGTTGTGAAGTGTTTGTTTCTCCTCCTCCATTATCTCTGTAATTAATCAAGTAACAACAACTAGGAACTTTTAACCAGTAAGTAGGACAGTTTGTGCATCTGGTTCATCACTGCATAACTAAGTCTGGCAGCACAATACACAGCTTTTAGTATTGCTGAAGTGAATTCATTGAAGCTTTGGTCATCTCCACATCAACTTCTATCTGTTACTGTCTCATAGCCATTTGAATTACTTGTGCAGCTGAAAGTCACAGTAAACCTGCTTCTCTTGCTTGACCTACCTGCTTTATTGGCCCTCCAAATCCCTGTAGAACTTCATCACTGTGTCACAGATGTTCTCTCTGGCTTATTCTTGCTCATGGATACTTAGGTAATCTCCCTTCAATGCACAGCTCTGTAGCCATGAAAGACCATAGTGTTCTACACAATTTAGAAAAGCCGTAATGAGAAATGCGAATTTAATACATTTCCATGGGGGTAAAGTAGCAGCTCctttaatcaaatcaaaattcaaaactagCATGAGACCAAGATCATAGTGGGGCATAATTATAGTAATGACGTAGCATTAGTAAGGAGGTCGATATGCACCAACATTTTCAGTAACACGAAGCCACAGAGGTAAACCATGCAACTTTCAATTGGTGGCAggaaacaaaaattttaaaatcattcATAGAGCTTCAAATTTACAAACGAACTTGTTGTATCAAAATTTAGTGAAGCCTAAAAACATTGAATCATGTTATGCAGAATTCAATAAGGCGTCACTATCAGATCAAGTTTTTAATCAATGAGCAACGACAAACTCAAAGGAGCTAAAAAATTCAACAAACTGAGAAATTAAAAACTACATTGTTAAGAATTGCATGAGATCCTATTGACTGTGAACAGTTTGAAGTGTTTAGCCAAAAAAGCAGACCATATAAGCTTAATCATCCCACGCAAAGCATTGTTTGACAGTTAAGCAGGCATCTTATGCACATATCAGCAGGACCGATGTCCTCATGGCACATATTAATATTAGCCTTTGGATGAATTCATAAATTGTTGAGGGGATATATATAATTTCCAAACTTAAACTTCCAGTAAGATAGAGCTCATATAATCACTAGAAATATGCGAACTAGGCATCAAAAGAAACACGTAAGAAAGATACTAACAATGAAACTAGAAGAGTTCAGGTAAAATAATAACAATGTCATTGCGCTTTGCATATTTTCAACAAGCTAATCAACATAAGTCGAATTCAGATTAGATTACAGAGAAGAAAGTGTATTGTATTTTATGCATTAGTAATTCCTAATGTAAGTTCATTGTAATTCTCACCTCTGATTATACCTGATGTCCCGCACAACTAATTCCAAACAGAACAATGAGTTCTTTGTGTCGGACAAGGAAGCATGAATGCGAgtaattaactcttaatcaaaccaaatccaTCCCCTTAAAGCTCAAGTTTTACAGAAACACTGATCCAACATGGAGAAATATCATCAGATGAGTAGAAAGCAACCACTAGATCGTCCTGACTTGCATTGATCCCACAGTATCTTCAGCATCAGCCATGTCGATCACCTAATTAATCTGTACACAAAACATGACAATATTGAAATAAGAAGAACAAAGATCAATCTTTACTGTAAAAAATCAAGAAGCTAAAGAACAAGAATTTAATTGCAACATAAACTTTAAGACCCAAATTAGATAGAAATTTTATCAATAAGTAGGATAATTTTGGTAAAGATAAAATCCAGAGCCATCAAGAACATCCAAACACAAGAAATATACCTTTCCCAAAATTGCAGACAACACAATTCTGCCTTGAAGACCAACagattcaaagaatcaaaatcttGAATTCAGATTCAATCAAAATGGCATTTGGTATCGACACAACGGGCACAGATGACTAGTCTCGAGCCACCGAACAATGCAATCACCATGAAATACGTGACCACAAGGCATTCTCGTCACTTCAACTCCAACCAACAATTCCTCCAAGCATATCACACATTCATTCACCTCACACGAATCTTCAATCCTCAACAACCCCTCTATCGATTCCTTACTAGCCGGCCTAAACTTGACACTCTCCCTAACCGACTCCCCAATCGCGCGCTCAATTTCACCGTGTTCGTCGTATGGAGTCACAACAAGAACCGCAAGAACCATCGAAAGAACGCGTCGGTTCGCGTTGCATGCGTCGTTCACGATCATCTCCAACGCGAAAGAGGAAATATCCGGCGCAGCCGCCCCCACGAAGTCCAGAGACGCGCCGGTTTCGGAGAGCAAGATTTGAATGAATCTTTGAGCGAGCTCAGGCGAGAGGAGGAGCTGGCGAGGGACGGTGTACAATTGGTGGATTGTACGGAGAGGTATGCGTAGGGTTTCCGGGTAGTAGAGTTCAAGAACGTGATCGAAATGTAAATTGATCGTGAACAGATTTTGTTCGTCGAGTTCATCGCGGTGATCTTGTGTCATGTGATAACGGTACACAGACGCCATTGTTAAAGCAAGTGAAGATACAGagagttttgttttgttctttgtttttttgctaGGACTGTTTTTTCTGATGTAATTATCGATGCATTATTGTTAACCGACTTAAATAATAGCaggttagtgttttttttttttttttttttgaaaaaaaagtatCAGGATGGGATACTTCATTATTAAATTTGCATCAAATTATAGAGGATCGAATCTACACTTGATAATGTGTCAAATGAGACCACTAGTAACTTACAAATATTAGAGAGAATGTAACACTCGCGAGAGTTCTTGACATTGGGGTATCGGTCAATGAACTTTCGACAATCAAGTCAGTGACGTGATAAGACAGAGAAATAGGGTGATAAGAGAGAGTGGTTAGATTTCACCGTGATCATCGTAGTGAACGCAGCATAAAGTGCTCTATGGAGAGCGCCTACGAAGTGAACACTACGTAGAGTACTGTAAGAGCGCCTTCGTAGTGTGCGCTTGGTGTAGCGTGCTTTGGGGAGCGCCTCTATAATGAGTGCAGTGTAGAGTGCTCTGGGGAGTGCCTCTATTGTGGACACAACGTAGAGTACTTTGGAAAGCGCTTATGTGATGGGCGCACCGTAGAGTGGTCTAGAGAATGCCTCAGTAATGTATGGTCAGGTGGTGAACCCAGAGCTAGCGTAGAGATTGAGAAGTGAGACATAGTGCTTAGAGCGTCTGCTTATCAAAGTGAGTGTATGAGCAATCAATGAATGAAATGGAATGTCATGCACCTCAAAGTGAGGATCCCTTCAATTTATAGATGCTTGAGGGACTCGTATGATGATACGAACCATGTCTGAGACAAGTGGGTTGAGAGGTTCGAGGTCGATTGCAACAGGCAGTGTCAGAGGGAAGTTATGTCCGTGACTCGAGGTCGATTGTCGTAGACCATGAAAGAGTAAGAGACAAGTGGTATGCATGATGTAGTGGGCTTGGTTCTGGACCTAACATTTGGGTTTGCGGAGCAAGTGAGGCTTTGTAAGCATGTTAATATTTGGGCTACAGAGAGCCATTGAATTAGATTTAGGCCATGTGTCGCGATATCTGGTAGTTGCTTAAGCCGTGGACCTGTTAGGCTTGTCAGTTGTCACTTAGGTAGTGGGCCTGTTCTGTTGCCTAGGCAATGGGCTTGTTAAGCTGGAACCTGTTTAGGCTATGTAGATGTTTTAGACAGTAAACCTATAGACACTTGGGTCGTAGACCTGTAAATGTAAATGCTTAGTTCGTGGGCCTGTTAAGCTTGAGTCGGGGGTTGGTTTCTACCATAAATGCAGGATTTTCACGTATCAAGGTCAAGGTCCTGATT
Protein-coding regions in this window:
- the LOC119996013 gene encoding uncharacterized protein LOC119996013; the encoded protein is MFFFFVGGLEQQVRQVLKSGAGRCIRCGSRADLVEYEKVLKLFFVPVWRWPGKEPLLHCDNCKLFFPESYSLPPSRTDDVSPAIVRDLRCRYCKQLVEPEFSYCPFCGEAL
- the LOC119996861 gene encoding probable E3 ubiquitin-protein ligase ZFP1; protein product: MASVYRYHMTQDHRDELDEQNLFTINLHFDHVLELYYPETLRIPLRTIHQLYTVPRQLLLSPELAQRFIQILLSETGASLDFVGAAAPDISSFALEMIVNDACNANRRVLSMVLAVLVVTPYDEHGEIERAIGESVRESVKFRPASKESIEGLLRIEDSCEVNECVICLEELLVGVEVTRMPCGHVFHGDCIVRWLETSHLCPLCRYQMPF